From a region of the Erythrobacter neustonensis genome:
- the fdhD gene encoding formate dehydrogenase accessory sulfurtransferase FdhD — MVRSRYAAINRNCRSGAWNVTPPPSRLLGAVLAGGRSVRFGSDKSAALLQGRSLLDHACTALAAQCDDIVVCAGENRTPDTAARVLSDQPEPGLGPLGGLCAALLHARSNGFDAVLSVPVDAHPVPDNLADLLAGDGAAVAASHWLFGLWPSDLAQPLAAHLRSGKRSVLSFVEACGARQVDLPGAPPLNVNTPPALAALEQGSALGKAVEVHALRELDFATQAVREIARIVPVEAPVAIEFNGIGYAVMMATPTDLDDFVAGFALSEGLAKPDEIEAVNLHQTGGGWVARANLPARSLPRLLERARTRVSESSCGICGIDSIAAALAPLDPVKGKPLPLAPAAIQKALAVLRDHQRIGTATGAAHAAAFCSPDGDVVLLREDVGRHNALDKLVGALGRQDIDRCAGFALLSARCSQELVEKTVRAGIPVLITISAPSSLAIARAREGRLTLLTLARDDTVLIVTDPHRMFG, encoded by the coding sequence ATGGTCCGCAGCCGCTACGCCGCAATCAACCGCAATTGCCGCTCAGGAGCATGGAACGTGACGCCTCCCCCATCACGACTACTCGGCGCTGTCCTGGCAGGCGGCCGCAGCGTCCGTTTCGGGTCGGACAAGAGCGCGGCGCTCTTGCAAGGGCGGAGCCTGCTCGACCACGCGTGCACGGCGCTCGCCGCCCAGTGCGACGACATCGTGGTGTGCGCGGGAGAAAACCGGACGCCGGACACCGCGGCCCGGGTGCTGTCCGATCAGCCCGAACCCGGCCTTGGTCCCTTGGGCGGATTGTGTGCGGCCTTGCTTCATGCGCGCAGCAATGGTTTCGATGCCGTGCTGAGTGTTCCCGTCGACGCGCATCCCGTGCCGGACAATCTGGCGGATTTGCTTGCCGGAGACGGTGCAGCGGTGGCCGCGTCCCACTGGCTTTTCGGTCTGTGGCCCAGCGATCTGGCGCAACCGCTCGCAGCCCATTTGCGTTCGGGCAAACGATCCGTTCTGTCCTTTGTCGAGGCCTGCGGTGCGCGGCAGGTCGATCTTCCGGGCGCGCCGCCGTTGAACGTCAACACACCCCCGGCTCTGGCGGCCCTTGAGCAGGGCTCGGCATTGGGCAAAGCGGTCGAGGTTCATGCGCTGCGCGAACTCGATTTCGCGACGCAGGCCGTGCGGGAAATCGCCCGGATCGTGCCGGTGGAAGCCCCCGTGGCGATCGAATTCAACGGCATCGGATATGCCGTGATGATGGCCACCCCGACCGATCTTGACGACTTCGTGGCCGGCTTTGCGCTTTCGGAAGGATTGGCAAAGCCCGATGAGATCGAGGCGGTGAACCTGCATCAAACCGGTGGCGGCTGGGTCGCACGCGCCAACCTGCCGGCGCGCAGTCTGCCGCGCCTGCTCGAACGCGCCAGAACGCGGGTATCGGAAAGCAGTTGCGGCATCTGCGGCATCGACTCAATCGCCGCGGCACTCGCACCGCTCGATCCGGTAAAGGGCAAGCCACTGCCACTTGCCCCTGCTGCCATCCAAAAGGCGCTGGCTGTGTTGCGCGATCACCAGCGGATCGGAACCGCGACAGGCGCCGCCCATGCCGCCGCGTTCTGCTCGCCCGACGGGGACGTTGTCCTGCTGCGCGAAGATGTCGGGCGGCACAATGCGCTCGACAAACTGGTCGGTGCTCTGGGCCGGCAAGATATCGACCGGTGCGCCGGGTTTGCTCTGCTATCGGCGCGTTGCAGCCAGGAACTGGTGGAAAAGACGGTGCGCGCCGGCATCCCCGTTCTGATCACGATCAGCGCGCCGTCCAGCCTCGCAATTGCACGGGCCCGGGAAGGCCGGCTGACCCTGCTGACGCTGGCGCGGGATGACACCGTCCTGATTGTCACCGATCCGCACAGGATGTTCGGCTAG
- a CDS encoding dicarboxylate/amino acid:cation symporter — translation MRTLALEDHGKPGAAGQGKFALVSIRLPVKLTFAALVGGLLVGIAAAMAGAPVLVGEIAALVGGLWLRALQMTIIPLVAALLVLGLVQMIFAARVGTVARRMIALMVFVQLAGGAFTSIVMPPLLRAFPVPAGAEAFLAQTPETVGEVPRVLDFLASLVSPNIVAAAAETAMLPLTLFFVMFAVAITRLPQEQGERLLGFFHALGNAMLLIIGWVLAAAPVGVFALAYGVGVQSGGGAFAALGHYVLSVSAMGTFIFMLAYAIAIALGRTGGRFASAMLPAQAVALSTQSSLASLPAMLDSAGRLGLRPSTAEFVLPLAVVIFRATSAAMNLAVVYYIAALAGVEVPLTVAIAGILIASVISLSAVSLPGSISFVVSIGPIALAMGVPVEPLALLVAVEMLPDLMRTLGNVTMNVAVTSAVDRSADGAHDPT, via the coding sequence TTGAGGACACTTGCATTGGAAGATCACGGCAAACCCGGCGCGGCCGGGCAGGGGAAATTCGCGCTGGTGTCGATCCGGCTGCCGGTCAAGCTGACCTTTGCCGCGCTGGTCGGCGGGCTGCTGGTGGGGATCGCGGCGGCGATGGCGGGCGCGCCGGTGCTGGTGGGCGAGATCGCCGCGCTGGTGGGCGGCTTGTGGCTGCGCGCGTTGCAGATGACGATCATCCCGCTGGTCGCAGCATTGCTTGTGCTGGGCCTCGTCCAGATGATCTTTGCCGCGCGGGTCGGCACGGTCGCCCGGCGGATGATCGCGCTGATGGTGTTCGTGCAACTGGCGGGCGGGGCGTTCACCTCGATCGTGATGCCGCCGCTGCTGCGCGCCTTTCCAGTGCCCGCCGGAGCCGAAGCGTTTCTGGCGCAGACACCCGAGACCGTGGGCGAAGTGCCGCGCGTGCTCGATTTTCTTGCCAGCCTCGTCAGCCCCAACATCGTCGCCGCCGCAGCCGAAACCGCAATGCTGCCGCTGACACTGTTCTTCGTGATGTTCGCGGTCGCGATCACGCGGCTGCCGCAGGAACAAGGCGAGCGGCTGCTCGGCTTTTTCCATGCGCTGGGCAATGCGATGCTGCTGATCATCGGGTGGGTGCTCGCCGCAGCGCCCGTCGGGGTGTTCGCTCTGGCCTACGGCGTGGGCGTGCAAAGCGGGGGCGGGGCCTTTGCCGCGCTCGGTCACTATGTGCTCAGCGTCAGCGCGATGGGCACCTTCATCTTCATGCTGGCCTATGCCATCGCGATCGCACTGGGCCGCACGGGCGGGCGGTTCGCCTCGGCGATGCTGCCTGCGCAGGCGGTGGCGTTGTCGACCCAGTCCTCGCTCGCCAGCCTGCCTGCGATGCTCGATTCCGCCGGCCGGCTGGGCCTACGCCCCTCGACCGCCGAATTCGTGTTGCCGCTGGCGGTGGTGATCTTCCGCGCGACCAGCGCGGCGATGAACCTTGCCGTGGTCTATTACATCGCCGCGCTGGCCGGGGTCGAAGTGCCGCTCACGGTCGCGATCGCGGGCATCCTGATCGCCAGCGTCATCAGCCTTTCCGCAGTCAGCCTGCCCGGATCGATCAGCTTCGTCGTCTCGATCGGGCCGATTGCGCTCGCCATGGGTGTGCCGGTCGAACCGCTGGCGCTGCTGGTCGCGGTCGAGATGCTGCCCGACCTGATGCGCACGCTGGGCAATGTCACGATGAACGTCGCGGTCACCAGCGCGGTCGACCGTTCGGCAGACGGTGCACACGACCCGACTTGA
- a CDS encoding Ku protein encodes MAARAYWSGQIRLALVSIPVEVFPATKSGAQIRFNQIHKPSGKRIAYEKVVPGIGAIDRDEIIKGFEVEKGSYVLLDDREIEAVKIESKRTLELVQFVDADEIDPLYFEKPYYVAPKDELAEEAFVVLREALRKARKVALGQLSVRGSEKLVALKPCGKGLLLETLRYADEVRQGRSFFSDIDDTMPDAELLDLATTLIDKRTAPFDASEFKNRYVDALRELIDKKAKSKTGRAIIEDAGEPASAGSNVVDLMAALKKSVGAKGAGSAKSKRPAKSSAKTSGKAAAKSKTSGAPRKRA; translated from the coding sequence ATGGCAGCACGCGCCTATTGGTCCGGCCAGATACGGCTGGCGCTGGTTTCGATCCCGGTAGAGGTCTTCCCGGCCACGAAATCCGGCGCACAGATCCGGTTCAACCAGATCCACAAACCCAGTGGCAAACGCATCGCCTATGAAAAGGTGGTTCCCGGCATCGGCGCGATTGACCGCGACGAGATCATCAAGGGCTTCGAGGTCGAGAAAGGCAGTTATGTCCTTCTGGATGATCGCGAGATCGAAGCGGTAAAGATCGAAAGCAAACGCACGCTCGAACTTGTCCAGTTCGTGGATGCGGACGAGATCGATCCGCTCTATTTCGAGAAGCCCTATTACGTCGCCCCCAAGGACGAACTGGCCGAAGAAGCCTTCGTGGTGCTGCGCGAGGCGCTGCGCAAGGCGCGCAAGGTCGCGCTGGGCCAGCTTTCGGTCCGCGGCAGCGAGAAGCTGGTGGCGTTGAAGCCGTGCGGTAAGGGTCTGCTGCTGGAGACTCTGCGCTATGCCGACGAGGTGCGGCAGGGCCGATCGTTCTTCAGCGACATCGACGACACCATGCCCGATGCCGAGCTGCTCGATCTTGCTACCACGCTCATCGACAAGCGCACGGCGCCATTCGACGCCAGCGAATTCAAGAACCGCTATGTCGACGCTTTGCGCGAGCTGATCGACAAGAAGGCAAAGTCCAAAACCGGACGGGCAATCATCGAAGACGCAGGTGAACCCGCGTCGGCCGGGAGCAATGTGGTCGACCTGATGGCCGCGCTGAAGAAATCGGTGGGCGCGAAAGGCGCCGGATCGGCGAAGTCCAAGCGGCCCGCCAAGTCGTCGGCCAAAACGTCCGGCAAGGCTGCGGCAAAATCGAAAACGTCGGGCGCACCGCGCAAGCGGGCCTGA
- a CDS encoding FdhF/YdeP family oxidoreductase gives MKGIARIYAEASASPGALDSLRRLNKPKGVMCVSCAWPKPENYSAFEFCENGAKATLWELTSDRCTPAFFAESSHTVTALRDWSDHELEKSGRLTHPMKYDAASDRYVAIGWDDAFAQIGATLRDLPREDVVFYASGHAGLEASYLYALLARAYGNNNLPQSSNMCHETTSVGLKKVIGSPVGTVTFADLDETDCYFFFGQNPGTNSPRFLHNLKDLKDRGGKIVTFNPVIEQGLVSFVDPQDPLAMMTGKETIISDQYHQVQSGGDVAAILGLCKVVVEVDDRARAAGWDAIIDHAFIAEHTTGFDEFVACCRATAWADIEQASGLTEAALRDAAMVYIQAEKVIGVYGMGFTQHAHGALNIAMLVNLLLLRGNIGRPGTGCCPVRGHSNVQGQRTVGVAEKAHLVPLDRLKALFDFDPPTKDGMHVVDAVQGLIDRKVRGIISLGGNLVRAVPDQQRMEEGWAAQDLVVMVSTKLNRSHLYPGKAAYILPCLGRAEVDAQASGHQAVTSEDSFSMISGSVGHRPPASEHLKSELAIVAGIAKATLAPNPKLKWDEWTGDYSRVRDLIEATYPDDFRDFNRRMFQPGGFWRVNDAARRVWNTDSGKAVITTPSRLSAHGFADKPGRYRLLTMRSNDQFNTTVYGYSDRFRGIEGTRDVVLMNPADIAEAGLADGDKVKLVSDYDGDNVERVLGGLTLIAYNLPRGTVAGYYPECNVLVPITHHDETSKTPASKSVPVRVEAL, from the coding sequence ATGAAGGGCATCGCGCGCATCTATGCCGAGGCATCGGCATCACCCGGCGCGCTGGACAGTTTGCGCAGACTGAACAAGCCCAAGGGCGTGATGTGCGTATCGTGCGCGTGGCCCAAGCCGGAAAATTACTCGGCCTTCGAATTCTGCGAGAACGGCGCCAAGGCCACGCTGTGGGAATTGACGAGCGACCGCTGCACCCCGGCGTTTTTTGCCGAAAGTTCCCACACCGTCACGGCCCTTCGCGACTGGTCGGATCACGAACTCGAAAAGTCGGGCCGGCTGACGCATCCGATGAAATATGACGCCGCATCGGACCGCTATGTCGCGATCGGATGGGACGATGCCTTTGCCCAGATCGGTGCGACCTTGCGCGATCTGCCGCGCGAGGATGTAGTGTTCTACGCATCCGGCCATGCAGGGCTGGAAGCGAGCTATCTCTATGCCCTGCTGGCGCGAGCCTATGGCAACAACAATCTGCCGCAAAGCTCGAACATGTGTCACGAGACCACCTCGGTCGGGTTGAAGAAGGTGATCGGATCGCCAGTCGGCACGGTAACGTTCGCCGATCTGGACGAGACCGATTGCTACTTTTTCTTCGGGCAGAACCCCGGAACCAACAGTCCGCGTTTTCTGCACAATCTGAAAGATCTGAAAGACCGCGGCGGCAAGATCGTCACCTTCAATCCGGTGATCGAGCAGGGGCTGGTGTCCTTCGTCGATCCCCAGGATCCGCTGGCGATGATGACGGGCAAGGAGACGATCATCTCCGACCAGTATCATCAGGTCCAATCGGGCGGCGACGTCGCGGCGATCCTCGGCCTGTGCAAGGTCGTGGTCGAGGTCGACGATCGCGCGCGCGCGGCCGGTTGGGACGCGATCATCGATCATGCTTTCATTGCCGAACACACCACCGGTTTCGACGAATTCGTTGCCTGCTGCCGGGCAACCGCGTGGGCCGACATCGAACAGGCGAGCGGGTTGACCGAGGCTGCCCTGCGCGATGCGGCGATGGTCTACATTCAGGCCGAAAAGGTCATCGGCGTCTACGGCATGGGCTTCACCCAGCATGCGCATGGCGCCCTTAACATCGCGATGCTCGTCAATTTGCTGCTGCTCAGAGGGAACATCGGGCGGCCCGGCACCGGCTGCTGCCCCGTGCGCGGCCATTCGAACGTGCAGGGTCAGCGAACCGTCGGGGTTGCGGAAAAGGCGCATCTGGTCCCCTTGGACCGGCTGAAGGCGCTGTTCGATTTCGACCCGCCGACCAAGGACGGCATGCATGTGGTCGACGCGGTGCAGGGCCTGATCGACCGCAAGGTTCGCGGCATTATCTCGCTCGGCGGAAATCTGGTGCGCGCTGTGCCCGACCAGCAACGCATGGAGGAAGGCTGGGCCGCGCAGGATCTGGTCGTGATGGTCTCCACCAAGCTCAACCGCAGCCACCTCTATCCGGGCAAGGCGGCCTATATCCTGCCATGTCTTGGCCGGGCCGAGGTCGACGCGCAGGCCAGCGGCCATCAGGCCGTGACCAGTGAAGACAGCTTCTCGATGATCAGCGGATCGGTCGGCCATCGTCCGCCTGCATCGGAGCACCTGAAAAGCGAACTTGCGATCGTGGCAGGCATCGCCAAGGCGACGCTGGCGCCCAATCCCAAGCTGAAATGGGACGAGTGGACGGGCGACTATTCGCGCGTGCGCGATCTGATCGAAGCCACCTATCCCGACGATTTTCGCGACTTCAACAGACGGATGTTCCAGCCCGGCGGGTTCTGGCGCGTGAATGACGCGGCCCGGCGCGTGTGGAACACCGACAGCGGCAAGGCGGTCATCACCACCCCCTCCCGGCTGAGCGCGCATGGTTTTGCCGACAAGCCGGGGCGCTATCGCTTGCTGACGATGCGCTCAAACGATCAGTTCAACACGACCGTCTACGGGTATTCCGACCGCTTCCGCGGGATCGAGGGTACCCGTGATGTCGTCCTGATGAACCCTGCGGACATTGCCGAGGCGGGGCTCGCTGATGGGGACAAGGTGAAACTGGTTTCGGACTACGATGGCGATAATGTCGAGCGCGTTCTGGGCGGGCTGACGCTCATCGCGTACAATCTGCCGCGCGGCACGGTTGCGGGTTACTATCCCGAATGCAACGTGCTGGTGCCGATCACGCACCACGACGAGACATCGAAGACACCGGCCTCTAAATCCGTGCCGGTGAGGGTCGAGGCCTTGTAA
- the ligD gene encoding DNA ligase D, protein MGKRSDPLASYNAKRDFTKTAEPKGEVPANGGAGGRRFIVQKHAASRLHWDLRLEIDGVLKSWAVTKGPSRDPAVKRLAVRTEDHPLSYAQFEGTIPAREYGGGTVMLWDRGTWAPIAGKSAADLEDGHLHFTLDGERMKGEWLLIRLKPRPGEKRENWLLRKIGDDHAAPDEALVEHHLTSVSTGRSMAEIAAGTRGSAASARADQKDVAAGMAKATKPGAKRPRRRLAAKLPGFRAPQLATLVDAVPTGNGWMHEIKFDGYRALIAARGEDVRVFTRSGQDWTAKFGPLVAAIAALDLPAALIDGEIVAHDAVGNPDFSALQALLKRGRGAQGPDDSLAFYAFDLLEADGVDLTALANIERKERLEALLAAAEPPIHVADHVIGAGEQLLRAMCGAGQEGIISKAIDAPYLHKRSHSWVKVKCIRRQEFVIVGWKASTTNARPFASLLLAQHEDGSLAYKGNVGTGFGDEELGRMAARLRRLERKTPPLDVDRAAARGVTWVKPALVAEIAFAEFTAQGRVRHASFAGLRADKPAREVASETPAPPPVTASDVDITNRDRVIFPDTGQTKGELADYYAAIAPAMLPFVAERPVSLVRCPQGRARKCFFQKHDSGALGDAVRHVPIRQKDGGSEDYLFVTDQRGILQCVQMGTIEFHAWGSRVDAVDQPERMIFDLDPDEGLDFEAVKRAATEIRAHLADLGLISFAMLSGGKGVHVVIPLTPGHDWDTHKDFARRFAEALSLAAPDRFTATMSKARRSGKIFIDWLRNQRGATAVIPFSARARAGAPVAVPIAWDELAKFEDAHPFAIGDAEALLHRAKSPALQGWGFAAQSLPAF, encoded by the coding sequence ATGGGCAAGCGTTCCGATCCGCTCGCATCCTACAACGCCAAGCGCGATTTCACCAAGACCGCCGAACCGAAGGGCGAGGTGCCTGCCAATGGTGGCGCAGGCGGGAGGCGTTTCATCGTCCAGAAACACGCCGCCTCACGGCTGCACTGGGACCTGCGGCTCGAAATCGACGGTGTCCTCAAGAGCTGGGCCGTCACCAAGGGGCCAAGCCGCGATCCTGCCGTCAAACGCCTGGCGGTTCGCACCGAGGATCATCCGCTTTCCTATGCGCAGTTCGAGGGCACGATTCCGGCCAGAGAATATGGCGGCGGGACGGTGATGTTGTGGGACCGCGGCACATGGGCACCGATCGCGGGCAAGAGCGCAGCCGATCTCGAAGACGGGCACCTTCACTTCACGCTCGACGGCGAGCGGATGAAGGGGGAATGGCTGCTGATCCGGTTGAAGCCCAGGCCCGGCGAAAAGCGCGAGAACTGGTTGCTCCGCAAGATCGGCGACGACCACGCTGCGCCTGACGAAGCGCTGGTCGAGCATCACCTGACGAGTGTTTCGACAGGCCGATCGATGGCCGAAATTGCCGCAGGCACACGAGGCAGCGCCGCCTCTGCCCGCGCCGATCAAAAAGACGTTGCTGCGGGCATGGCAAAGGCTACCAAGCCCGGCGCGAAACGCCCCCGTCGGCGCCTTGCCGCCAAACTGCCCGGGTTCCGGGCGCCGCAGCTGGCGACGCTGGTCGACGCGGTGCCGACCGGCAATGGCTGGATGCACGAGATCAAGTTCGATGGATACCGCGCGCTGATCGCAGCCAGGGGCGAAGATGTGAGGGTCTTCACCCGTTCGGGCCAGGACTGGACCGCCAAGTTTGGCCCGCTGGTGGCGGCAATCGCCGCGCTCGATCTCCCGGCGGCACTGATCGATGGCGAGATCGTCGCGCATGATGCCGTCGGCAATCCCGATTTTTCGGCATTGCAAGCGCTCCTCAAACGCGGTCGCGGCGCGCAGGGGCCGGACGACTCCCTGGCTTTCTACGCCTTCGATCTGCTCGAAGCGGACGGTGTGGATCTGACCGCACTTGCCAATATCGAGCGCAAGGAAAGGCTCGAAGCGCTGCTCGCCGCCGCGGAACCTCCGATCCATGTCGCCGATCATGTCATCGGCGCAGGTGAACAACTCCTCCGCGCCATGTGCGGTGCCGGGCAGGAAGGCATCATCTCCAAGGCGATCGATGCGCCTTACCTCCACAAACGCAGCCATAGCTGGGTGAAGGTCAAGTGCATCCGGCGGCAGGAATTCGTGATTGTCGGATGGAAGGCCTCCACCACGAATGCGCGCCCCTTTGCCTCGCTGCTGCTGGCCCAGCACGAAGACGGTTCGCTGGCATACAAGGGCAATGTCGGCACCGGTTTCGGCGACGAGGAACTGGGCCGCATGGCAGCGCGGCTGAGACGGCTGGAGCGCAAAACGCCGCCGCTCGACGTCGACCGCGCAGCCGCGCGAGGCGTCACCTGGGTAAAGCCGGCATTGGTCGCCGAAATCGCCTTTGCCGAATTCACGGCGCAAGGGCGGGTGCGTCACGCCAGTTTCGCCGGGCTGCGCGCCGACAAGCCCGCGCGCGAGGTCGCCTCCGAGACACCCGCGCCGCCGCCAGTTACGGCAAGCGACGTCGACATCACCAATCGCGATCGCGTGATCTTTCCCGATACAGGCCAGACCAAGGGCGAACTGGCGGACTATTATGCGGCGATAGCGCCGGCCATGCTGCCCTTCGTTGCCGAGCGACCGGTCAGCCTGGTGCGTTGTCCCCAAGGCCGTGCGCGCAAATGCTTTTTTCAGAAACACGACAGCGGTGCGCTCGGCGATGCAGTGCGACACGTCCCGATCCGGCAAAAGGACGGCGGAAGCGAGGACTATCTGTTCGTCACCGACCAGCGCGGCATCCTGCAATGCGTGCAAATGGGAACGATCGAGTTCCACGCCTGGGGATCGCGGGTTGACGCGGTCGATCAGCCCGAGCGCATGATCTTCGACCTCGATCCCGACGAGGGGCTGGACTTCGAGGCCGTCAAGCGCGCCGCAACCGAGATTCGCGCGCATCTCGCCGATCTCGGTCTGATCAGCTTTGCCATGCTGTCAGGAGGGAAGGGCGTTCATGTGGTCATCCCGCTTACGCCCGGACATGACTGGGACACGCACAAGGACTTCGCGCGGCGGTTTGCCGAAGCCTTGTCGCTCGCCGCGCCGGATCGTTTCACCGCCACCATGAGCAAGGCCAGGCGCAGCGGAAAAATCTTCATCGACTGGCTGCGCAATCAACGCGGCGCGACCGCGGTGATACCATTTTCCGCCCGTGCCCGCGCCGGCGCGCCCGTCGCGGTTCCGATCGCATGGGACGAGCTCGCGAAATTCGAGGACGCCCATCCCTTTGCGATCGGCGATGCCGAAGCGTTGCTTCACCGGGCCAAGTCTCCCGCGTTGCAAGGCTGGGGCTTTGCTGCGCAGTCGCTCCCGGCGTTTTGA
- a CDS encoding superoxide dismutase, with amino-acid sequence MAFKLAPLPYPDTALEPAISAETLSYHHGKHHQTYVDKTNAAIEGTDHADKSLEEIIAAARGSDKGLFNNSAQTWNHAFYWHSMAPETTEASDDLAAKIDEAFGSVEDLKQKLKDRGAGHFASGWVWLAEKGGKLSIEETHDADTLADGDFNPLLLIDVWEHAYYLDHQNKRPAYLDAVVEKKLNWAFASENLARGTVWTYENA; translated from the coding sequence ATGGCTTTCAAACTCGCCCCGCTGCCCTATCCCGACACCGCGCTCGAGCCCGCGATTTCGGCCGAAACCCTGTCGTATCACCACGGCAAGCATCATCAGACCTATGTCGACAAGACCAACGCCGCGATCGAAGGCACCGATCACGCCGACAAGTCGCTGGAAGAGATCATTGCCGCTGCGCGCGGGAGCGACAAGGGCCTTTTCAACAACTCGGCACAGACCTGGAACCATGCGTTCTACTGGCATTCGATGGCACCCGAAACGACCGAGGCATCGGACGATCTGGCCGCCAAGATCGACGAGGCTTTCGGTTCGGTCGAAGACCTCAAGCAGAAGCTCAAGGATCGCGGCGCCGGCCACTTCGCATCGGGCTGGGTGTGGCTCGCTGAAAAGGGCGGCAAGCTGTCGATCGAGGAAACCCACGATGCCGACACGCTGGCGGATGGCGACTTCAATCCGCTGCTGCTGATCGACGTGTGGGAGCACGCCTATTATCTCGATCACCAGAACAAGCGCCCGGCCTATCTCGATGCGGTCGTCGAAAAGAAGCTCAACTGGGCCTTCGCATCCGAGAACCTCGCGCGCGGGACGGTGTGGACCTACGAAAACGCCTGA
- a CDS encoding DUF1272 domain-containing protein, with protein MLEMRPDCEICGAGLPAEAPGAFICSFECTYCAECAEDLDDACPNCGGELMDRPTRAKALHAKFPPSTERRHKG; from the coding sequence ATGCTCGAAATGCGCCCCGATTGCGAAATATGCGGCGCGGGCCTCCCCGCCGAAGCGCCCGGCGCCTTCATCTGCTCGTTCGAGTGCACTTACTGCGCCGAATGCGCCGAGGATCTCGACGATGCTTGCCCCAATTGCGGCGGCGAATTGATGGACCGCCCGACGCGGGCAAAGGCGCTCCACGCCAAGTTCCCGCCAAGCACGGAGCGCCGGCACAAGGGTTGA
- the glmM gene encoding phosphoglucosamine mutase, which yields MARKLFGTDGIRGRTNAGVMTAATAMKVGQAAGRHFVRGGHRHRVVIGKDTRLSGYMMESALVAGFTSVGIDVIMTGPLPTPAIALLTREMRADLGVMISASHNPFADNGIKLFGPDGFKLSDAAEAEIERLMESDIPLVPAEKIGRARRIDDARGRYIHAVKDSVSSEIRFDGLKVVVDCANGAAYQVAPSAIWELGAEVVALGVTPNGININDGVGSTAIAALQAKVVEEGADIGIALDGDADRLIVVDEKGRAVDGDQIMALIAGRMQDRGSLKGGGIVATVMSNLGLERYLAGRGLDLVRAKVGDRYVLEAMKAGGYNVGGEQSGHMILLDHATTGDGTVAALRVLASLVRSGKPASELLHVFDPVPQLLKNVRYESGQPLENAQVKAAIAEAESQLAGKGRLVIRASGTEPLIRVMAEGDDKTQVEQVVDTICEAVRAAV from the coding sequence ATGGCACGTAAGCTGTTCGGAACCGACGGGATCAGGGGCCGCACTAATGCCGGCGTGATGACCGCGGCGACTGCGATGAAGGTCGGGCAGGCCGCGGGCCGCCATTTCGTGCGCGGCGGCCACCGCCACCGCGTCGTGATCGGCAAGGACACACGCCTGTCGGGTTACATGATGGAAAGCGCGCTGGTGGCCGGTTTCACCAGCGTCGGGATCGACGTGATCATGACGGGGCCCCTGCCCACCCCTGCAATCGCGTTGCTCACCCGCGAAATGCGCGCCGATCTGGGCGTGATGATTTCCGCCAGCCACAATCCTTTTGCCGACAACGGGATCAAGCTGTTCGGCCCCGATGGCTTCAAGCTGTCCGACGCGGCCGAGGCCGAGATCGAGCGGTTGATGGAATCCGACATCCCGCTGGTTCCGGCCGAAAAGATCGGCCGCGCGCGCCGGATCGACGATGCGCGCGGGCGCTATATCCATGCGGTCAAGGATTCGGTATCGTCCGAAATCCGCTTCGATGGCCTCAAGGTCGTGGTCGATTGCGCCAATGGCGCGGCCTATCAGGTGGCGCCCTCTGCAATTTGGGAACTGGGCGCGGAGGTCGTCGCGCTGGGCGTCACCCCCAACGGGATCAACATCAACGACGGGGTCGGCTCGACCGCGATTGCCGCGCTGCAGGCCAAGGTGGTCGAGGAAGGCGCGGATATCGGCATTGCATTGGACGGCGATGCCGACCGGCTGATCGTGGTCGATGAAAAGGGGCGCGCGGTCGATGGCGACCAGATCATGGCGCTGATCGCCGGGCGGATGCAGGATCGCGGAAGCCTGAAGGGTGGCGGGATCGTGGCGACGGTAATGAGCAACCTCGGGCTCGAACGCTATCTTGCAGGCCGCGGGCTCGATCTCGTGCGCGCCAAGGTGGGCGACCGCTATGTCTTGGAAGCGATGAAGGCGGGCGGATACAATGTCGGCGGCGAGCAATCGGGCCACATGATCCTGCTCGACCATGCCACCACCGGCGACGGCACGGTCGCCGCGCTGCGCGTGCTCGCCAGCTTGGTGCGCAGCGGCAAGCCGGCAAGCGAGCTGCTCCACGTCTTCGACCCCGTGCCGCAGCTGCTCAAGAACGTGCGCTATGAAAGCGGGCAGCCGCTGGAGAACGCGCAGGTCAAGGCCGCGATCGCCGAGGCGGAAAGCCAGCTTGCGGGCAAGGGCCGCCTCGTCATCCGCGCCTCGGGCACCGAACCGCTGATCCGCGTGATGGCCGAAGGCGACGACAAGACGCAGGTCGAACAGGTGGTCGACACCATCTGCGAAGCCGTGCGCGCGGCGGTTTAA
- a CDS encoding immunity 53 family protein, with amino-acid sequence MDNNDLDWLANWYVRECNNDWEHSYGIKIDTLDNPGWTIEIDLRETSLEGRPFEAKHGEPARDLDEWRELGSWWAAKADGVRFKAACGPTDLSSVIGVFRQWVESQKT; translated from the coding sequence ATGGACAACAACGACCTCGACTGGCTTGCGAACTGGTATGTTCGAGAGTGCAACAATGACTGGGAGCACTCCTATGGCATCAAGATCGATACCCTAGACAACCCGGGATGGACGATAGAGATCGACTTACGTGAGACATCGCTAGAGGGTCGCCCATTCGAAGCCAAGCATGGTGAGCCTGCCAGAGACTTGGATGAATGGCGCGAGCTCGGTAGCTGGTGGGCCGCAAAGGCCGATGGGGTTCGGTTCAAAGCAGCGTGCGGTCCGACTGACCTGTCTTCCGTAATCGGTGTCTTCAGGCAGTGGGTTGAAAGCCAGAAGACCTAG